One Candidatus Obscuribacterales bacterium genomic window carries:
- a CDS encoding CpaF family protein: MSEEKKDENLPARPASSLMGQLVRQRQASGELASTAQQGGAPAAPGGGTGVASGQAGSGVAGGAAGSGVSQQPTRADIERIDRPEADYTGQIQEAAPVGDAKVSANQALIREREKVIIDQLRRELDTSRLTQISEDTQAQVRNRIREMVNSDPAPLTMMEKGNLLQNVLDEVFGFGPLGPLLRDPGVGDICVNGPFSVYVERHGKLEKTPIVFENERHLRQTIDKIIQPLGRRLDDSSPMVDARLPNGSRVNATIPPVSIDGPTLTIRCFGTTIMSLGQLVEKGAMSVQMAEVLKATVKGRINTIISGGTGSGKTTLLNALSAHIGHRERIITIEDAAELRLQHDHWVRMETRPPNVEGKGQITQRMLVINALRMRPDRIILGECRGEEAFDMLQAMNTGHGGSMTTIHANSPRDCTKRLENMVMMGGVDMPAKAVRELVSGALQMIVQIRRLEDGTRRVTEVAEITGMEGDVIAINTLFHLEREGRDARGFFKCKHVGSGLPPKFLEQLEQEAVPFKLEWLR; the protein is encoded by the coding sequence ATGTCTGAAGAGAAAAAAGATGAAAATTTGCCGGCCCGTCCAGCGTCCTCTTTAATGGGACAACTGGTAAGGCAACGTCAGGCTTCCGGTGAGTTGGCTTCGACCGCGCAACAAGGTGGCGCTCCCGCTGCTCCTGGTGGCGGAACAGGCGTAGCATCCGGACAGGCAGGTAGTGGGGTTGCAGGTGGTGCCGCTGGTAGTGGCGTCAGCCAGCAGCCGACACGAGCTGATATCGAGCGCATCGATCGTCCCGAAGCTGATTACACTGGACAAATTCAAGAAGCTGCTCCGGTTGGTGATGCTAAAGTCAGCGCTAACCAAGCCCTAATCAGAGAACGCGAAAAGGTCATCATTGATCAACTGAGACGTGAACTTGATACTTCTCGTTTGACGCAAATTAGTGAAGACACGCAAGCTCAAGTGCGTAACCGCATTAGAGAAATGGTCAATTCAGATCCTGCTCCATTGACAATGATGGAAAAGGGCAATTTGCTGCAGAACGTCTTGGACGAAGTCTTTGGTTTTGGACCTCTTGGTCCACTACTGAGAGATCCGGGCGTAGGTGATATCTGCGTCAATGGACCATTTTCGGTATATGTAGAACGTCACGGTAAGTTGGAAAAAACTCCAATTGTATTTGAGAATGAGCGTCACTTGAGACAAACGATCGACAAGATCATTCAGCCTCTGGGAAGACGTCTCGATGATTCTTCGCCAATGGTGGATGCACGTTTGCCTAACGGTTCTCGTGTTAATGCCACCATTCCTCCGGTATCCATCGACGGTCCGACACTAACAATTCGTTGTTTTGGCACCACAATTATGTCGCTGGGTCAGCTGGTGGAAAAAGGCGCCATGTCCGTGCAGATGGCTGAAGTGCTGAAAGCTACCGTTAAAGGAAGAATCAACACAATCATCTCCGGTGGTACAGGTTCCGGTAAAACAACTTTGCTGAATGCTTTGTCTGCGCACATCGGTCACCGCGAACGCATCATTACGATTGAGGACGCGGCTGAATTGCGCTTACAGCACGACCACTGGGTGCGCATGGAAACTCGCCCGCCCAACGTGGAAGGCAAAGGTCAAATAACACAGCGCATGCTTGTTATCAACGCTCTCCGTATGCGTCCTGACCGAATAATCCTCGGGGAGTGCCGTGGTGAAGAGGCGTTCGACATGTTGCAAGCCATGAACACCGGTCACGGTGGATCCATGACCACAATCCACGCGAACTCACCGCGTGACTGTACAAAACGTCTGGAGAACATGGTCATGATGGGCGGCGTTGATATGCCGGCTAAAGCGGTGCGCGAACTGGTATCAGGCGCTCTGCAAATGATCGTGCAGATTCGCCGTTTGGAAGATGGTACGCGTCGAGTAACTGAAGTAGCTGAGATAACAGGTATGGAAGGTGATGTTATTGCTATTAACACACTCTTTCACCTTGAGCGTGAAGGTCGTGATGCTCGCGGATTCTTCAAATGTAAACACGTTGGTTCCGGATTGCCGCCGAAGTTCCTCGAGCAGTTGGAACAAGAAGCTGTACCGTTCAAACTCGAATGGTTGCGGTAA
- a CDS encoding type II secretion system F family protein, whose product MTTFIGALVLLVVLMAGLMVYAYMRREHEAERYRLSKHQRKLLENEPLSSQDGNIFLEQQQDYLGQILALAGLEARYQEMRTQWIMWGVGGAVLLGAGALTVGPEFAIVGAIFGAAAGAVGFVQFLKLKVSQRQKKLTEQLPPVLETMVSSLKSGSPILEVFKTLSDTAPEPIRGEFKRALVSLQLGKSFRDVLNEMCGRIRTPDFRLLTQAIFISQDVGGNLADVVATISEAIRERFKLRDYLNSLTAQGKMTALFIGSLPFVITGLIYAISPAYLTGFFNNFWARIVMGGMICWELIGFWILMKLTTFEV is encoded by the coding sequence ATGACTACCTTTATAGGCGCGCTTGTTCTGCTTGTCGTACTCATGGCCGGGCTCATGGTTTATGCCTACATGCGTCGTGAGCACGAAGCCGAGCGATACCGCTTATCCAAGCATCAACGCAAGTTGCTCGAGAATGAGCCGCTGTCTTCACAAGACGGCAATATATTCTTGGAGCAACAACAAGACTACTTGGGCCAAATATTAGCCCTTGCCGGACTTGAAGCTCGCTATCAGGAAATGCGCACACAATGGATAATGTGGGGCGTTGGTGGTGCCGTGCTGTTAGGTGCTGGAGCACTCACGGTCGGTCCCGAGTTTGCCATTGTCGGTGCAATTTTCGGAGCAGCAGCCGGTGCTGTAGGCTTCGTCCAATTCCTTAAACTAAAAGTCTCGCAACGGCAGAAGAAACTCACCGAGCAATTGCCGCCTGTGCTTGAAACTATGGTTAGCTCGCTAAAATCAGGCTCGCCAATTTTGGAAGTGTTCAAGACACTTTCCGATACGGCGCCTGAGCCAATTCGCGGTGAATTTAAACGCGCGCTGGTATCACTGCAATTAGGCAAGTCTTTCCGAGATGTTTTAAACGAGATGTGCGGTCGTATCCGTACGCCGGACTTTCGTCTTCTCACCCAGGCTATTTTTATCAGCCAGGACGTAGGGGGCAACTTAGCTGATGTTGTGGCGACTATCTCAGAAGCTATTCGTGAAAGATTCAAATTGCGCGACTACTTAAACAGCTTGACCGCACAAGGAAAAATGACGGCGCTTTTTATTGGCAGTCTGCCATTTGTGATCACCGGTTTGATTTATGCGATAAGCCCTGCCTATCTGACAGGCTTCTTCAATAATTTCTGGGCGAGAATTGTTATGGGTGGCATGATTTGTTGGGAGCTTATCGGCTTCTGGATACTCATGAAACTGACGACGTTCGAGGTATAG
- a CDS encoding DUF192 domain-containing protein encodes MAKAFNRTRSTMLADKLRIADNFLLRLKGLLFTASLSQGHGLYITPCQAIHMMGMVYAIDCVFIDKDNVVVGLAESVKPFALSPFFKSAKGCIELPAGTITSSKTEIGDLVELEN; translated from the coding sequence GTGGCTAAGGCATTCAATCGCACAAGAAGTACGATGCTGGCCGATAAGCTTCGCATTGCCGACAACTTCCTGTTGCGCTTAAAAGGACTTTTGTTCACGGCAAGCCTGTCGCAGGGACATGGACTGTACATTACTCCCTGCCAGGCTATTCATATGATGGGCATGGTCTATGCAATCGACTGTGTGTTCATCGACAAGGACAATGTCGTTGTTGGTCTGGCAGAGTCGGTTAAGCCATTTGCTCTTTCGCCATTTTTTAAATCAGCCAAAGGTTGTATTGAACTGCCTGCTGGAACAATTACTTCTTCGAAGACGGAGATTGGTGATTTAGTGGAACTGGAGAACTAG
- a CDS encoding glycosyltransferase family 2 protein encodes MLGKQFISMPATPAELSIVVAVYNEDPRNLLHLLERLWKAISPTGMSYEVVFVNDGSGVKTSAALKQIAGEVDYVKLVMLSRNFGQQAAITAGFDHAVGQAVVNIDSDLQDPPELIPQMLQKWREGFDVVYATRSTRRDRFGKRLPAFLFYRLLGAMSSVDIPWDTGDFRLLDRKVVDALKSMPERTRFLRGMIPWLGFKQVGIPIDRDAREVGESTYTIKKLLILAMDGILSFSSAPLYLVSMIGAVILGIGFLGLVLWLALAGMTKSAVLDPAFVTLALMTFAGLQILCSGIVAVYLGKVLDEVRARPTYLVAERLGEPFAQDAVEETTAAVVQPKSGHLVK; translated from the coding sequence GTGTTAGGGAAACAATTCATTTCTATGCCTGCCACGCCTGCTGAACTGTCAATTGTTGTCGCGGTCTACAACGAAGATCCACGCAATTTGCTGCATTTGTTGGAACGACTCTGGAAGGCTATTTCGCCTACAGGCATGTCCTATGAAGTTGTTTTTGTAAACGACGGCAGCGGCGTAAAAACATCTGCTGCATTGAAGCAGATTGCCGGCGAAGTTGATTACGTGAAGTTGGTTATGCTGTCGCGTAATTTCGGGCAGCAAGCTGCAATTACTGCCGGCTTTGATCATGCTGTTGGTCAAGCTGTGGTCAACATTGATTCTGACTTGCAAGACCCGCCGGAACTAATTCCACAGATGCTGCAAAAGTGGCGTGAAGGCTTTGATGTTGTCTACGCTACACGCTCGACAAGACGCGATCGTTTCGGCAAGCGTCTTCCCGCATTTCTTTTCTATCGTCTTCTTGGTGCTATGTCCAGCGTGGATATTCCGTGGGACACAGGCGATTTTCGTTTGCTTGATCGCAAAGTTGTGGACGCTCTTAAATCCATGCCGGAAAGAACACGCTTTTTGCGCGGCATGATTCCTTGGCTTGGCTTTAAACAAGTCGGCATTCCTATCGATCGCGACGCGCGTGAAGTTGGTGAAAGTACCTACACCATCAAAAAGCTTTTGATATTGGCCATGGACGGCATTTTGTCCTTCTCGTCCGCACCACTATATCTGGTGTCGATGATTGGCGCTGTCATATTAGGTATTGGTTTTCTAGGTTTAGTGCTCTGGTTGGCCTTGGCGGGGATGACTAAGAGCGCTGTCCTGGATCCTGCTTTTGTCACATTGGCTCTTATGACTTTTGCCGGATTGCAAATTTTGTGTTCGGGTATCGTTGCCGTTTACTTGGGCAAAGTGCTGGATGAAGTTCGTGCGCGCCCAACTTACTTG
- the cpaB gene encoding Flp pilus assembly protein CpaB, translating to MNPLRALFLSLSRMHPAVMLIIILGLAVVVTMMVMGQLGESEKKAKEQEAALKAKYEQKVMVVFATKDIPEGATIASDGLEEKEVESGRAPIDALTSQSLAVGRIAKATIPAGQIVGSHDLVPEGISVGFESKIKAGMRAVTFAIDSNSGVSGFVGPDSHVDIIGSVGSGRETKANPILSDVKVIAVGTTYQRSSSAGAIQANSVTVEVPPADAAKLIKAVMAGKLYLTLRNDKDHTPVAVVDVTSMFEKPMDHSDMASLPPPPAPLAPPPPMGGDMGGSTLAPAEHEIESWSGSKKEVISVPRN from the coding sequence ATGAATCCATTACGTGCGTTATTTCTAAGTCTTTCGCGGATGCATCCGGCTGTAATGCTGATAATCATCCTTGGTTTGGCAGTTGTTGTCACCATGATGGTTATGGGTCAGTTAGGCGAGTCCGAGAAGAAAGCAAAAGAACAGGAAGCGGCCTTAAAGGCTAAGTACGAACAAAAAGTCATGGTGGTTTTTGCCACCAAGGACATCCCGGAGGGAGCAACAATTGCTTCTGATGGTTTAGAAGAAAAAGAAGTTGAATCGGGTCGCGCACCAATCGATGCTTTAACATCGCAAAGTTTGGCAGTCGGCAGAATTGCAAAAGCAACAATTCCGGCCGGTCAAATAGTTGGTTCACACGATCTGGTACCAGAAGGAATATCAGTCGGATTTGAATCCAAAATCAAAGCCGGCATGCGTGCGGTAACATTCGCTATCGATAGCAACTCCGGAGTGTCCGGATTTGTTGGTCCTGATAGTCACGTTGATATTATCGGCTCGGTTGGCTCCGGTCGTGAGACAAAAGCTAATCCGATATTGTCGGATGTGAAAGTCATCGCAGTTGGTACCACTTATCAGCGCTCGAGTTCGGCTGGAGCAATTCAAGCTAACTCCGTGACTGTTGAAGTACCACCAGCTGATGCCGCGAAACTAATCAAAGCTGTAATGGCCGGTAAGCTTTATCTGACTCTGAGAAACGACAAAGACCATACCCCTGTAGCGGTTGTTGACGTTACATCAATGTTTGAAAAGCCAATGGATCATTCCGATATGGCATCCTTGCCGCCGCCGCCGGCGCCGCTTGCACCGCCTCCTCCAATGGGTGGCGATATGGGTGGTTCGACCTTGGCCCCGGCTGAACATGAAATCGAGTCCTGGAGTGGCAGCAAGAAGGAGGTCATCTCCGTTCCGAGAAATTAA
- a CDS encoding glycosyltransferase, producing MKKVLLTVHKFFPEHRAGTEVLTLKAAQELQRRGYEVLVVTANPPDLDANNRAAAKVSSAVSDYVHDGVPVHVIEEPLRLKDYEFSFEFNHPHIAEHFDGILECFAPDLVHIFHAQNLSASIIDKARARNIPVIASTTDFWFVCPLVQLKRQDGEVCRGPKSPGANCLTCYTPKLFPPVSEFKEAVLQKYPVLEGLIPKGLDDLGFSALYALYLSGKAVPAALSTCQRSGALIEAANKLQAIMVPTKLMADIFAENGISKDRLHLVPFGIDTKLLTPYVNKTPSDVVRIGYIGTIFEHKGVDLLVDAFQALPSDVAATLTIYGDLKQFPEYGKVIEQKAKSGVNAGKITLAGTFPNSELGQVLSNIDALVVPSRWYENTPLVIQSALATKTPLIATDLGGMSELIKHEQNGLLFDLNNMHSLKEKLESVITDPMKLKTFRDNIAPERTVSDMVDDIERIYEASAAQSEKSKYAIVAD from the coding sequence GTGAAAAAAGTTTTACTTACCGTTCACAAGTTTTTCCCGGAGCACCGGGCCGGCACTGAAGTGCTGACGCTCAAGGCTGCTCAGGAATTACAGCGGCGCGGCTATGAAGTACTTGTCGTTACTGCCAATCCGCCGGATTTGGACGCTAATAATCGCGCGGCTGCCAAAGTCAGTTCGGCAGTAAGTGACTATGTCCACGACGGTGTGCCTGTTCATGTTATTGAAGAACCATTGCGCCTGAAGGACTACGAATTTTCTTTCGAGTTCAATCATCCTCATATCGCTGAGCATTTTGACGGCATTCTTGAATGCTTCGCTCCCGATCTTGTGCATATTTTTCATGCGCAGAATTTGTCAGCGAGCATTATTGATAAAGCCAGAGCAAGAAATATTCCAGTTATTGCGTCGACAACAGACTTTTGGTTTGTCTGCCCGCTTGTTCAATTGAAAAGACAAGACGGTGAGGTTTGTCGTGGACCAAAATCACCAGGTGCCAATTGCTTAACTTGCTATACGCCGAAATTGTTTCCCCCAGTCAGTGAATTTAAGGAAGCGGTACTGCAGAAATATCCGGTACTAGAGGGACTTATTCCTAAAGGTCTGGATGATCTTGGTTTTTCCGCTCTCTATGCGCTTTATCTCTCCGGCAAGGCAGTACCGGCCGCTTTGTCGACTTGCCAGCGAAGTGGCGCGCTTATTGAAGCCGCCAACAAATTGCAAGCAATTATGGTGCCGACAAAACTCATGGCGGACATCTTTGCGGAAAACGGTATTAGCAAAGATAGACTGCATTTGGTGCCGTTTGGTATTGATACCAAACTTTTGACACCATATGTGAACAAGACACCTAGCGATGTTGTGCGCATTGGTTATATCGGCACAATTTTTGAACACAAAGGTGTTGATTTATTGGTTGATGCGTTTCAAGCTTTGCCTTCCGATGTGGCTGCAACTCTCACTATTTACGGCGACCTTAAGCAATTTCCCGAATACGGGAAAGTCATTGAGCAAAAGGCTAAGTCAGGCGTCAATGCCGGCAAAATTACATTGGCTGGAACATTCCCGAACTCTGAATTAGGACAAGTGTTGAGCAATATTGACGCATTGGTTGTGCCTTCACGGTGGTATGAAAATACTCCGCTTGTTATACAGTCGGCGCTTGCCACTAAAACACCTTTAATTGCCACTGATTTGGGCGGTATGTCTGAACTCATTAAACATGAACAAAATGGTCTGCTTTTTGACCTTAACAACATGCATTCACTCAAAGAGAAATTAGAGTCAGTGATAACTGACCCAATGAAGTTGAAAACATTCCGTGACAACATTGCTCCAGAGCGCACAGTTAGCGATATGGTCGATGATATTGAGCGGATATACGAGGCTTCCGCTGCTCAAAGCGAAAAGTCTAAATATGCTATAGTGGCGGACTGA
- a CDS encoding AAA family ATPase, with protein sequence MKLTTLLVCDAGLDKRQTIEDLIHSQNNLALIGTVAGGMAREQIASLHPKLVWIELSPAPVRGLSLLAELREAYPQLYFFVSYEVPDPELIRTAYRLGASDFLDAERWRTDLPAAVQSIMLKHQSESVSVAQGKVIAVFSPTGGIGATTITTNLAGYLSKHGETAIVDLDLQFGMVAHYLNLEPSFSLSTIDFSHTNFDATYLRNLMTKYDDKLSILAAPPELEDIGDIYAAQIQEILNTAKSEFKYVVVDLPKNLLDERAIASLDFADHVIVLTEYNWSAILNARKCLDTFKAHYNQEKLLLVINRAEWLPHDVLSECRANLNYPVFAEIPSDAKTAKWVNNQGQIAPGHTALGKAMDTIARRFAGAEKLLLTAEGDKAAGFKLPGIFAKRK encoded by the coding sequence ATGAAACTGACCACCCTGCTCGTTTGTGATGCCGGTCTGGATAAGCGTCAAACCATTGAGGATCTTATCCATAGCCAAAACAACCTGGCCCTAATTGGGACGGTCGCCGGCGGAATGGCACGTGAACAGATAGCCAGCTTGCACCCCAAGCTTGTCTGGATTGAGCTTTCCCCAGCTCCTGTACGTGGTCTGTCCTTATTAGCCGAACTGAGAGAAGCCTACCCGCAGCTCTACTTCTTCGTGAGCTACGAAGTTCCAGACCCTGAGTTGATTCGCACCGCGTATCGACTTGGGGCTTCGGACTTTTTGGATGCCGAGCGCTGGCGTACTGACCTGCCGGCAGCTGTCCAGAGCATTATGCTGAAGCACCAGTCTGAATCAGTATCAGTCGCTCAAGGTAAAGTAATAGCTGTCTTCAGCCCAACAGGTGGCATCGGCGCAACAACTATTACGACAAACCTTGCAGGTTATCTGTCTAAACATGGCGAAACAGCTATTGTCGACCTCGACTTGCAATTTGGTATGGTCGCACATTATCTGAATCTTGAGCCGTCATTCAGTTTAAGCACAATCGATTTTTCGCATACTAACTTCGATGCTACTTATCTGCGCAACTTGATGACCAAGTACGATGATAAGTTGTCGATTCTGGCAGCACCCCCGGAACTGGAAGACATTGGTGATATCTATGCTGCTCAGATTCAAGAAATACTGAATACTGCCAAGAGCGAATTCAAGTATGTTGTTGTTGATTTGCCGAAAAACTTGCTGGATGAAAGAGCAATTGCCAGCCTTGACTTCGCTGATCACGTAATCGTGCTGACCGAATACAATTGGTCGGCGATTTTGAATGCTCGTAAGTGTCTTGATACATTCAAGGCGCACTACAATCAGGAAAAATTGTTGCTCGTTATCAACCGTGCGGAATGGTTGCCTCACGATGTACTAAGTGAGTGTAGAGCTAACTTGAACTATCCTGTTTTTGCCGAAATTCCGAGCGATGCCAAAACTGCTAAGTGGGTTAACAACCAGGGGCAAATTGCACCCGGACACACAGCTCTTGGTAAAGCTATGGATACTATTGCACGGCGCTTTGCCGGAGCAGAAAAGCTGTTGCTTACTGCTGAAGGTGACAAAGCAGCCGGCTTCAAATTGCCGGGCATTTTTGCCAAGCGCAAGTAA
- a CDS encoding NAD-dependent epimerase/dehydratase family protein: MKALVIGGNGFIGTNLVEGLLADGYQVRVLDRYPSRYREPFAGVEYVVGDLGNHGDVIAAVKGVDQVFHLAYTTLPQTSNDDPVYDVRSNIADTVQLLQECRAANVKKVIFISSGGTIYGVPQQTPIPEEHPTEPICSYGISKLAIEKYLKLFHHLWGLEYVVARLSNPYGEQQNPNSKQGAVGVFLGNIQQGKPITIWGDGSVVRDYIYIGDVTKALIACAKYNPGPNDHRVFNIGEGKGCSLNQLIDALKEVVDKPVEVVYTPARAVDVPANVLDIERAKKCLKWAPEMDLKEGLRRSWKWVNSLSLV, from the coding sequence ATGAAAGCACTTGTTATCGGTGGCAACGGTTTTATTGGCACGAACCTCGTTGAGGGTCTGCTTGCTGATGGTTATCAGGTGCGCGTTTTAGACCGTTATCCCAGCCGCTATCGCGAGCCATTTGCCGGCGTCGAGTATGTAGTTGGTGACCTGGGCAATCATGGCGATGTCATTGCCGCTGTGAAAGGCGTCGATCAAGTTTTTCATCTGGCTTACACGACTTTGCCGCAAACATCTAATGACGATCCTGTTTATGACGTTCGATCAAACATTGCAGACACGGTGCAACTTTTGCAAGAGTGTCGAGCTGCCAACGTCAAGAAAGTAATATTCATCTCGTCTGGTGGCACCATATATGGTGTACCTCAACAAACACCAATTCCGGAAGAACATCCAACAGAACCGATTTGCTCCTATGGCATAAGCAAGTTGGCTATCGAGAAATACTTGAAATTGTTCCACCATTTGTGGGGACTAGAGTATGTTGTTGCCCGTCTGTCTAATCCCTATGGCGAACAGCAAAATCCAAATTCCAAGCAAGGCGCAGTAGGCGTCTTCCTCGGTAATATTCAGCAGGGTAAGCCCATAACAATCTGGGGCGACGGCTCTGTTGTGCGTGACTATATTTACATTGGTGATGTGACCAAGGCTCTTATTGCCTGCGCAAAGTACAATCCTGGACCAAACGATCACCGCGTGTTTAATATTGGCGAAGGAAAAGGCTGCTCACTCAATCAACTAATTGATGCGTTGAAGGAAGTCGTCGATAAGCCTGTTGAAGTTGTTTATACACCTGCGCGTGCAGTCGATGTGCCGGCCAATGTGCTCGATATTGAAAGAGCCAAGAAATGTCTCAAGTGGGCGCCGGAAATGGATCTCAAAGAAGGACTGAGACGCAGTTGGAAGTGGGTAAACTCACTTAGTCTTGTTTAG
- a CDS encoding type II secretion system F family protein: MTTFAIAIFIPIIVILTAYIILRPVITQYTHDYYLRTKPLKEKTGSSAPEAPKDSQILLLCKTLGELVLSMLPALADKSSIQNLIEANYRTPEHLAIFIGCKTLCVIVVSGFLLLMATTNPGLIFVALIAAPMAWIFPNFTLIGRVKKRKAEILRELPTVVDLLIVCAQAGLGLLMCIEKVAKESADSCPVLASELQQMMNDVKIFAKATTNALQDMANRCGSEEINGIVSSLIAAEAKGSDISYPLRQQAEALRDRLKRKKEEEAAKVPVKMVPVIVVFVMPLILCPLLGPAIITIMSAMGPFMGGAK; the protein is encoded by the coding sequence ATGACGACATTTGCTATAGCTATCTTCATTCCGATAATCGTCATCCTGACGGCGTATATAATTTTGCGTCCGGTCATCACTCAATACACGCACGACTACTATTTGCGCACGAAACCTCTTAAGGAAAAGACCGGCAGCTCCGCTCCCGAGGCTCCTAAGGACAGCCAAATCCTTCTTTTGTGTAAAACACTCGGTGAACTTGTCTTGAGCATGTTGCCTGCGCTTGCCGATAAAAGCAGCATTCAAAACCTTATTGAAGCCAATTACAGAACTCCTGAACACCTGGCAATTTTCATTGGCTGCAAAACTCTCTGTGTAATTGTCGTATCAGGCTTTTTACTCCTGATGGCTACAACCAACCCAGGACTTATTTTTGTGGCGCTTATTGCCGCACCAATGGCCTGGATTTTCCCGAACTTTACGCTCATTGGTCGAGTGAAAAAGCGCAAGGCGGAAATCTTACGCGAACTCCCAACAGTCGTTGATCTTTTGATTGTCTGTGCGCAAGCCGGTCTTGGTTTGCTCATGTGTATTGAAAAGGTTGCTAAAGAGTCTGCCGATAGCTGCCCTGTATTAGCGTCTGAATTGCAGCAGATGATGAATGACGTAAAAATCTTCGCCAAGGCAACCACCAACGCTTTGCAGGACATGGCTAATCGTTGCGGCAGTGAAGAAATAAACGGTATTGTCAGCTCACTTATTGCCGCTGAAGCGAAAGGTTCTGACATAAGTTACCCATTAAGACAGCAAGCCGAAGCCCTGCGTGATCGCTTGAAGCGTAAGAAGGAAGAAGAAGCAGCCAAAGTGCCTGTAAAAATGGTGCCTGTCATTGTAGTCTTTGTTATGCCACTTATTCTCTGTCCACTACTTGGACCAGCCATCATCACAATCATGTCGGCAATGGGACCATTCATGGGTGGCGCCAAATAA
- a CDS encoding DUF1574 domain-containing protein, protein MPIATAKLKPSKPKQLKPWHYIGSSVLVWLLIALLTIDYAIYTLRPLKHVKATQYLPLDQNPVVSKIPEFFESSIKPDALVLGSSLPMTAIAYCDYQYKGEPDATKIGQVRVYTKARYLQDNLTRIIEPLNIFNLSCYGCMASEAYLLLSRAIDDGRKPKYVFYGIAPRDFVDNTVPAVGKTPVYEVLSDWRCVNDIFTRNLQLPQIGDLFAGYIWYYYRVKADYRTFLTAASCDFFNRPATLFEATTRKAAPKEEIATPIPTKENGSICTALESQVSAAKPKWDDNSAEYKSRYNPANFQRYAQELSYFERLAKLCQEKQIKLVVFNMPLMDKNKNLLDKKLYDNYLTDTRNFTQKSGGTYLNLDTPGTYSQSDYLDSAHLNAVGGKKLQDNLISGLGELNKTK, encoded by the coding sequence GTGCCTATCGCAACAGCCAAATTAAAACCATCCAAGCCCAAGCAATTGAAGCCCTGGCACTACATCGGCTCGAGCGTCCTTGTTTGGCTCTTGATTGCCTTATTGACTATTGACTATGCCATCTACACACTGCGCCCCTTAAAACATGTTAAGGCAACCCAATATTTACCGCTCGACCAAAATCCTGTCGTAAGCAAAATCCCAGAATTCTTTGAGTCCTCCATAAAACCCGATGCACTGGTTTTGGGATCCTCTTTGCCGATGACAGCCATCGCCTATTGCGATTATCAATACAAAGGCGAACCGGATGCCACCAAAATTGGGCAAGTACGCGTCTACACAAAAGCGCGTTATTTGCAGGACAACTTAACGAGAATCATTGAGCCGCTGAATATTTTCAATCTTAGTTGTTACGGCTGCATGGCATCAGAAGCTTATTTACTCTTGTCGCGCGCCATTGATGACGGACGCAAACCCAAGTATGTTTTTTATGGGATTGCCCCGCGCGACTTTGTCGACAATACGGTTCCTGCAGTTGGAAAGACTCCTGTTTACGAAGTCCTGTCCGACTGGCGTTGCGTCAACGACATTTTCACACGCAACCTGCAATTACCGCAGATTGGCGATTTATTTGCAGGCTACATCTGGTACTACTATCGCGTAAAAGCGGATTACAGAACATTTTTAACGGCCGCCTCGTGTGATTTCTTCAACCGTCCGGCAACTTTATTTGAAGCAACCACACGAAAGGCAGCGCCCAAAGAAGAAATTGCTACGCCAATTCCAACCAAAGAGAATGGTTCCATTTGCACTGCGCTTGAGTCCCAAGTGTCTGCCGCAAAACCGAAATGGGACGACAACTCCGCTGAGTACAAAAGCCGCTACAATCCAGCTAATTTCCAGCGTTACGCGCAAGAACTTTCTTACTTTGAAAGACTGGCAAAGTTGTGCCAAGAAAAACAAATAAAGCTGGTTGTGTTCAACATGCCTCTAATGGATAAGAACAAAAACTTGCTCGACAAAAAACTCTACGACAATTATCTCACCGACACGCGCAACTTCACGCAAAAGTCCGGTGGAACGTATTTGAATTTGGACACACCTGGCACTTACAGCCAGAGCGATTATTTGGATTCCGCCCACTTAAATGCCGTAGGCGGTAAAAAGCTTCAAGACAATTTGATATCCGGACTTGGCGAACTAAACAAGACTAAGTGA